Proteins encoded together in one Lathyrus oleraceus cultivar Zhongwan6 chromosome 5, CAAS_Psat_ZW6_1.0, whole genome shotgun sequence window:
- the LOC127082524 gene encoding uncharacterized protein LOC127082524 yields the protein MDTSTKKSTSSFRFKSPDIRSLKVLCSKVIALKDNKFRANFGNIVDLLTEKVDYCAITTMSQYYDVPLRCFTFPDFQISPTLEDLERLLNRPIKEYNPFPKLEEGFCLTELSLILGINTNKLVDNWGVKGSLKGLTQKFLEDHAWEMIKEGRPDFCRATLALLIHGIVLFPNLDKFVDQLAVEVFLTKNPVPFLLADFYHALHARHEKKRGTFLCCAPMLHLWMRARMPQNGPFAENKLTWLQRFASLSANSILWYKREWDIKDVITRCGEFSNVPLIGTQGCINYNPAILKRQPGYAMTSPPEERDFIPFVINTVDPLDSNVK from the coding sequence ATGGATACTTCAACAAAGAAAAGCACTTCTTCTTTCCGCTTCAAGAGTCCCGACATCAGGTCATTAAAGGTCCTTTGTTCAAAGGTCATAGCTCTCAAAGACAACAAGTTTAGAGCCAATTTTGGGAACATCGTAGATCTTCTAACCGAGAAGGTTGACTATTGTGCTATCACTACAATGTCCCAATACTATGACGTTcctttaagatgcttcactttccccgacttccaaatctctccaaccTTGGAAGACCTCGAGAGACTCCTTAATCGACCAATCAAGGAATACAACCCTTTCCCGAAATTGGAAGAAGGATTCTGTTTGACCGAGCTCTCACTCATCTTGGGTATCAACACCAACAAGTTAGTGGACAATTGGGGCGTTAAAGGATCCCTCAAAGGTTTAACTCAAAAGTTCCTAGAAGACCATGCTTGGGAAATGATTAAAGAAGGAAGACCCGACTTTTGCAGAGCAACTTTGGCACTTTTGATTCATGGAATTGTTCTCTTCCCAAATCTGGACAAGTTCGTGGATCAATTAGCAGTTGAAGTTTTTTTAACAAAAAATCCGGTGCCTTTTTTACTTGCCGATTTCTACCATGCCTTACATGCAAGACATGAGAAGAAAAGAGGTACCTTCCTTTGTTGCGCTCCTATGCTACATCTTTGGATGAGGGCCCGCATGCCTCAAAATGGACCCTTCGCCGAAAACAAACTGACATGGCTGCAAAGGTTCGCATCTCTCTCTGCCAACTCAATCCTATGGTACAAGAGGGAATGGGATATAAAGGATGTCATCACAAGATGTGGAGAGTTCTCTAACGTACCCTTGATAGGAAcacaaggttgcatcaactacaaccctgctatACTCAAGAGACAACCAGGGTACGCCATGACTAGTCCCCCCGAGGAAAGAGATTTCATTCCATTTGTCATCAATACCGTGGATCCGCTTGATTCGAACGTGAAATGA
- the LOC127082525 gene encoding uncharacterized protein LOC127082525, whose amino-acid sequence MPFLFDPSSFPLMPEPEPILQEDMDKLTSQIKELELENTQLRVELNRAKERNHVLEDKGKQVCEKFEDSKKRLRLAEGQRVWVGGALQGANSELDFRNEELDRASRIIKDLENTVERSNAMKKEAREDYEAQILELRTTLKEHKDLLAKEQLEKEKIHRSFMREQFNLGRACEQIKNLKRGIYDQAYVELQNNCRHWEERCYEFEAAIVQRDEIIHNLQVLYEEWRDKYTNMTVLTNYALQDFPDKLKEADLIMCPDNTPKEVYHFVKFCKRTMAELITDIEALRKSQGVTFRVDI is encoded by the coding sequence ATGCCATTTCTGTTTGATCCTTCTTCATTCCCGTTGATGCCTGAGCCCGAGCCTATCCTACAAGAGGACATGGACAAACTTACCAGCCAAATCAAAGAGCTCgagttggaaaacactcaacTACGAGTCGAACTCAATCGCGCCAAGGAACGTAACCATGTCTTGGAGGATAAGGGTAAGCAAGTCTGTGAAAAATTTGAAGATAGCAAGAAAAGGCTCCGATTAGCCGAGGGACAAAGAGTTTGGGTTGGTGGAGCTTTACAAGGAGCTAATTCTGAGCTAGATTTCCGCAACGAGGAGTTGGATCGAGCATCCCGAATCATCAAGGACCTTGAAAATACTGTCGAGAGGTCTAATGCCATGAAGAAAGAAGCGAGGGAAGATTACGAGGCCCAGATTCTCGAACTAAGGACCACTCTAAAAGAGCATAAGGATTTGCTAGCCAAGGAGCAACTAGAGAAAGAAAAGATTCATCGAAGCTTCATGCGTGAGCAGTTCAACCTTGGACGAGCTTGCGAGCAAATCAAGAACTTGAAGAGGGGAATCTATGACCAAGCCTATGTAGAATTGCAAAATAACTGCAGACATTGGGAAGAGCGTTGCTATGAATTCGAAGCTGCCATTGTTCAAAGGGACGAAATCATCCATAATCTCCAAGTCCTTTACGAAGAATGGAGGGACAAGTACACCAACATGACTGTGTTAACCAACTATGCCCTTCAAGACTTTCCTGACAAGTTGAAGGAGGCAGATCTGATCATGTGCCCAGATAATACCCCTAAAGAGGTCTACCACTTCGTCAAGTTCTGCAAAAGAACAATGGCCGAACTCATCACCGATATTGAGGCTCTccgcaagtctcaaggggtcacttTTAGGGTGGATATCTAG
- the LOC127087249 gene encoding uncharacterized protein LOC127087249: MRRPGLKDDVAYSFFDPDISVLKDMIALITPDHVGLFRAVYGGILKMVFRLMDRDRSAIHTLLQFYDPELRCFVFPDYVLGPMLEDYADILNIQIRDQVPFRVTKEEPDIGGISRAFYLSPEEVKSNLKEKGKLPGFHLSFLEAKAKEQSELGNWEAVCALVAASIYGIILFPNQKNFVDINAIRLFIRRNPIPTLIGDVYYSVHNRNEKRRGGLIRCCAQLLVKWFMGYLPSKGAFVLLGQNVTWATKLMGLRAKDIDWTHSSGVGQDFICSCRGFPNVPLIGVQGCINYNPTLLKRQMGFAMELPPYKSEIQESVYFPVEGNQDRVKQVSDAWRSIQRKGKASWGRANNRSFPPFDDWLRKRVELTCLPFPMVDPWYPLVEETPSTVSMDEFLEMKRERDQLLAEKTELEMSVARVQRANQELKAKMEDQDKRHALETKRFEMDTAYYGKISQALASSNREHDITKEKLFRASKVIEDEKRRQILVRDQRDERARVLAAEWEAEKAKIRAERDHNMAERDHYFRQMKIHQKEVGRLQQENIELRFAAEFARMEGEIRPSAGPSSS; this comes from the coding sequence ATGAGAAGACCCGGCTTGAAGGATGATGTtgcttacagtttctttgacccgGATATCAGTGtgttgaaggatatgatagcGTTGATcactcctgaccatgtggggttgtttcgtgcggtgtatgggggtattctgaagatggttttcaggctcatggacagagacaggagcgccatccatactctaCTTCAGTTTTACGATCCCGAGCtgagatgtttcgtcttcccaGATTACGTGCTAGGGCCGATGTTGGAAGATTATGCTGATATTTTGAATATCCAGATCAGGGATCAAGTTCCTTTCCGtgttactaaggaagaacctgatattggtgggatttcCCGTGCTTTCTATCTGAGTCCAGAGGAAGTGAAGAGTAATCTGAAGGAGAAGGGTAAGctgcctggttttcatctgagtttcctagaggctaaggCTAAAGAGCAGTCAGAATTGGGGAATTGGGAAGCTGTCTGTGCTCTGGTTGCGgcgagcatttatgggatcatttTGTTTCCcaaccagaagaactttgtggatatcAATGCCATCCGCCTGTTTATTCGAAGGAATCCTATCCCTACattgattggagatgtctattattcggttcataaccggaatgagaagaggcgtgggggttTGATTCGATGCTGCGCGCAGTTATTGGtcaagtggtttatgggttacttaccatccaagggtgcttttgttcttctggGCCAGAATGTTACTTGGGCGACCAAACTGATGGGCTTGAGGGCTAAGGACATAgattggactcacagtagtggaGTTGGACAGGACTTTATCTGCAGTTGCAGGGGTTTTCCTAATGTGCCGCTTATAGgggttcagggttgcatcaattacaacccgacacttcttaagaggcaaatgggattcgctatggagcttccaccgtacaagagtgagattcaggaatctgtgtacttcccggttgagggtaaccAGGATAGGGTAAAGCAGGTATCCGATGCATGGCGCAgcattcagaggaagggcaaggcTTCCTGGGGTAGAGCTAAcaacagatcttttcctccgttcgatgattggctcagaaagagagtggagcttacttgtctaccatttcctatgGTCGATCCGTGGTATCCGTTGGTTGAGGAGACTCCTTCTACTGTTAGTATGGATGAGTTCTTAGAGATGAAGCGGGAACGAGATCAGCTACTTGCAGAGAagacggaattggagatgagtgttgctcgggttcagagaGCTAATCAGGAGCTCAAAGCgaagatggaagatcaggataagcgGCATGCTTTGGAGACCAAGCGatttgagatggatacagcctattatgggaagatcagccaagctttagcatcgtccaaccgggagcatgacatcacaaaggagaagctgttcagagcatcaaaggtgattgaagatgagaagaggaggcaaatcctagtcagggatcagagagatgagagagccagagtcctcgctgcagagtgggaagcggaaAAGGCAAAGATCAGGGCCGAGAGAGATCATAACATGgcagagagagaccactacttcaggcagatgaagattcatcagaaggaagttggaagactacagcaggagaacatagagctcaggttcgccgcagagttcgcaagGATGGAAGGCGAGATAAGGCCATCTGCgggaccctcatccagttag
- the LOC127082526 gene encoding uncharacterized protein LOC127082526, with translation MDEEFLKHYQYNTDMEPNRTQLQNLTQRSEESFKEYAQRWRELAVRVQPPLLERELVDMFMGNLQGPYLDRMVGSTSSGFSDLVLAGERIENMIKMGKIQNSASTSSASKKPFVPYGKKREGETNAASIIRTRNPTYPQVAAIAPVQPSQQQPFAILIQTQQQQRELGPPPAVLPPGYDANARCEFHSGAPGHSIENCKALKYKVQDLIDSKAITFAPKRPNVNNNPMPPHNNASVNMMEADNGRKLTSCVDELKTPLIEIKNALMKNNVFPICGNYCEHCLINPQQCGTLKSVIQQLMNQGILVVDCPSTKEDVSTLEIPYDEVPSLQIPYDFSQLTLSTNPVTPIVITVPTPFPYVDTKAVPWMYDTSVYIHGQKVQEEPLKSSDPMINITGTSGVTRSGRIFASTPTPIRTINPSTSDKGKQIDGAQQRQDPAPSSEVDEFLRIIKKSDYRVVDQLNQTPSKISMLSLLMCSEAHREALVKFLRIAHVPQEIFVCQFGGVVNNIATSLSLGFSDEEFPAEGRNHNKALHISIECMDTILSRVLVDTGSSLNVMPKSSFAKLTIEGLVMKPSELIVRAFDGTRRTVIARGESKDAESPMASLKDALTIIKDGHPQGWGRLLELPANKDRTGLGYNSQNLKKPAPIATRGSVIPLSDNFSSAGYLDDNRICAMEEEE, from the exons ATGGATGAGGAATTCCTCAAGCactatcagtacaacactgatatGGAACCTAATCGCACGCAGTTGCAAAATTTGACTCAGAGGTCTGAGGAgtccttcaaagagtatgcccagcgGTGGAGGGAATTAGCTGTTAGGGTACAACCCCCATTGCTAGAAAGAGAACTGGTAGACATGTTTATGGGAAACTTGCAAGGTCCATACCTTGATAGAATGGTAGGGAGCACCTCTTCAGGCTTTTCTGACCTGGTCTTAGCCGGTGAAAGGATAGAAAATATGATTAAAATGGGAAAGATCCAGAACTCTGCCAGTACTTCTAGTGCATCGAAGAAACCTTTTGTTCCCTATGGTAAAAAACGAGAAGGCGAGACCAATGCTGCCTCCATCATTCGAACAAGAAATCCCACTTATCCACAAGTAGCTGCCATAGCTCCCGTCCAACCAAGTCAACAACAACCATTTGCAATTCTTattcaaactcaacaacaacaacg GGAGTTAGGACCCCCACCAGCGGTTCTTCCTCCCGGTTATGATGCAAATGCCCGCTGTGAATTTCATTCTGGCGCTCCTGGGCATTCGATCGAGAATTGTAAAGCATTAAAGTACAAGGTTCAAGATCTTATTGACTCTAAGGCAATCACGTTCGCCCCCAAGAGGCCGAATGTGAATAATAACCCGATGCCCCCTCATAACAATGCATCGGTGAATATGATGGAAGCTGACAATGGAAGGAAATTGACGTCTTGTGTGGACGAGTTAAAAACACCACTCATCGAGATCAAGAATGCTTTAATGAAGAATAATGTCTTTCCCATCTGTGGTAATTACTGTGAACACTGTCTGATTAACCCGCAACAATGTGGAACATTGAAGTCTGTCATACAACAATTAATGAACCAAGGGATCTTGGTGGTAGACTGTCCGTCCACAAAGGAAGATGTGTCTACCCTCGAGATACCATACGATGAAGTCCCTTCTCTGCAAATTCCATATGACTTCTCTCAGTTAACTCTATCGACAAATCCTGTCACTCCAATCGTAATAACAGTTCCCACGCCATTCCCATATGTTGACACCAAGGCAGTCCCATGGATGTATGACACCTCAGTCTACATTCATGGTCAGAAGGTGCAAGAAGAACCGTTGAAGTCTAGTGACCCAATGATCAATATCACCGGCACTAGTGGAGTCACGAGAAGTGGAAGGATATTTGCGTCGACACCCACTCCAATTAGAACTATCAATCCTTCAACTTCAGATAAAGGCAAACAAATTGATGGCGCTCAGCAAAGACAAGACCCCGCACCTTCAAGTGAAGTAGACGAGTTCTTACGcatcatcaagaagagtgattatcGAGTAGTTGATCAGCTTAACCAGACACCCTCGAAGATCTCAATGTTGTCTCTATTGATGTGCTCGGAGGCCCATAGGGAGGCTTTGGTAAAGTTTCTGAGGATAGCTCACGTACCACAAGAGATATTTGTTTGTCAGTTTGGAGGAGTAGTTAACAATATCGCTACTAGCTTAAGCTTAGGTTTCAGTGATGAAGAGTTTCCCGCCGAGGGGaggaatcataacaaggctctccataTTTCCATTGAGTGTATGGACACAATCCTATCAAGAGTTTTGGTAGACACTGGGTCTTCCCTCAATGTAATGCCTAAGAGCTCCTTTGCTAAACTAACTATTGAAGGACTCGTAATGAAGCCGAGTGAGCTTATAGTAAGAGCATTTGATGGGACTAGAAGGACTGTAATCG CAAGGGGTGAATCAAAAGATGCCGAATCTCCCATGGCATCTCTTAAAGACGCCCTGACAATCATAAAGGATGGACACCCCCAAGGATGGGGAAGATTGCTTGAACTCCCTGCCAACAAGGACCGCACTGGTTTGGGATACAACTCCCAGAATTTGAAGAAGCCCGCGCCGATAGCTACAAGGGGATCAGTGATCCCGCTGTCCGATAACTTCTCAAGTGCTGGTTACCTGGATGACAACCGTATTTGTGCCatggaagaagaagaataa